The genomic interval GCCGCCGAGGCTGGGCGCCAGGCGGATCAGGCGCAGCCGATCGACGACGCGGCTGGCTTCCGCGCCGGAGCCGTCGATTTCCACGGTCAGCATGCCGCCGAAGCCGCTCATCTGGCGTTTGGCCAGTTCATGGCCGGGAAAGGAGGGCAGGCCCGGATAGAGCACGCGCCGGATTTTCGGATGCCGCTCCAGCGCGGCGGCGATCGTGGCCGCATTCCGGTTCTGGCGCTGGACACGTACTTCCAGCGTGCATAGGCTGCGCGAGAGCAGGTGCGCCGTTTCCGGGGCGATGATCTGGCCGAGATTCTTGCGCCAGGCGGCGATGGGGGCGAGCAAGGCCGTGCTGCCGCTGACCACACCCGCCGTGATGTCGCTGTGGCCGCCGAGGTATTTGGTCGCGCTCTGCACGACCAGATCGACACCCAGCAGGTGAGGCTGCTGATTCACCGGCGAGGCAAAGGTGTTGTCCAGCGCGACCAGCGCGCCATGGGCATGCGCCTGGGCGGAGATTGCCGCGATGTCGATGATTTCGAGCGTCGGATTGCCCGGCGACTCGAAATACAGCAGGCCGGTGCCGCGCTTCAGCAGTTCCGCCAGACGATCAAGCTCGCTGCCGAGCAGGGCCTCGGTGTGGATGCCCAGCAGGGAAAGTTGCTCGCTGAGCAACTGCCATGTGCCGCCATAGACGTCGCCCACGCAGATGACGCCGCGCCGGCCGTGCGCCAGAAAGAGCGCGGAGATGGCCGCCATGCCGGCGGCGAAGGCGAGCGCTGCTTCGGCATGGTTGAGCGATGCCAGTTTGGCTTCGAGCGCGTTGATGGTCGGGTTGCCGCCATAGCGCGTATATAGGCAGCCCGGTTTGCGCCCCTCGACGACATCCAGCAAGTCGGCAGTCGTGTCGAAACTGAAGGTGGTCGTCGAATACAGCGGGGTGCGCGGAGAGCCGTAGGCGTCGGAAATTTCTCCCGCGTGGATGGCACGGGTGGGGAAACCGTGGTGGCCGTCTTCGTCGTCGGTTTTTGACATCGTTCGCAGTGCGCAGGCGGGCGGGTCGTTGCCGTCCCGCCGCGCTTCACCTCAAGGGGAAAGGTGACGATTCTGCCATGCCTGAATCAGACCGGCAGCATCACCAGCGACAGCAGCAAACCCCAGACGAGCATGCCGGCACCGAAGACCACCTGGGTGATGGTGGCCGCCTCGATGTCTTCCTTGACGGCGCACAGCGCGCGCACGCCTTGGTAGATCAGGGCGCACGACAGGCAGAGCGCGACGAAGGACAGCGCCACATTCACTGCGAGGCTGGCGACCAGCAGACCCAAGGATGAGAGCCACAGCGGGATCGGCGCAATGGTGGCGAGCAGATAGGCGTTGCGGTAGCTGATCTTGCCATGCCAGTTATCGGCTGCCTGGTGAATCAGCCAGCCCATCAGGCTGACCGAGAGGATTTCGCCAAGAAAGAAAATGACGGCGATGCTGCTCCAGGATCTGCTCTCCAGGCCCTGGATGAAGGCGTCGCTGTAATGGCTGCCGGCAAGATAGATCATGGCGGGCGGCAGCAGCGAAAGCGGCAGAACCAGCAACAGGAACAGGCGGGCGACTTGCGAATCTACCTTCGCGATCTCCGGCCAGACGGCTTTGGAGGAGAAGGGCATTCTGGAAATGGTGGCGATCTTCATGGTGGTCTCCTGTCTTCAGGTATGCTTGCCGGGCGGCGTCATGGGCCATGGCCCATGGACTGCAGCTTCAAGTTCGCGATGAAATATATCACGACGTGATACAATTTGACGCATGGCGTTTGTTTTGTCAAGTAGGAATATGGCTGAAACATCGGATCTGACGAAAGAGGACTATCAGCGGCTGGCGCATTTTCGTTATCGCCTGCGCTGTTTTTTGCGGCTCAGCGAATCCTTGTGCCAGGAAAGCGGCATCACGCCGCTGCAGTATCAGTTGCTGCTGCAGTTGAAGGGCGGTTTGGGGCGGGAGTGGGCAAGCATCGGCGAGCTGGCCGAGCAGTTGCAGGCCAAGCATCATGGCGTCGTGGCGCTGGTCGATCGCTGCGTGAAAGCCGGCATGGTCGAACGCCGCGCGGGGCGCGAGGATCGCAGGCAGGTGGAGGTGCATTTGCTGCCCGCAGGAGATCGACTGGTGAGGCGCATTGCCATGCTGCATCAGGACGAGCTGAAACTGTTGCGTGAGGAATTCGCCGCGCCCGGCTGGTTGCCGGCGCAGTGACGAGGTGACGGGAAAGGAGACCAGCGATGGCCGGGGGATCATGGAGCTGTCCACACGAGGTCGATGGCCTTTGCAGCAAGGTCAACCATCTGCCCTGCGATCCGGGCATGAAGGGCTGCGTGCTGGCGGGACGCTATTTCTTTTTCAGCGATGACAAGAAAAATGAGCGACTGCGCACCAAGCGGGCGCGCGAGGCGGTGCAGGCCGGGGACGAAGGTGCGGACGAAGCACTCTCACCTGCTCACGCAAGACAGGGCGATGAACATGAATGAAGTCCCGCGCATCAAGGGCTGGCAGTGCATCGGCTGCGGCAAGGTCGAGGCGCCGCAACCTTGCATCGGCGTGTGCCAGGATCGTCTGGTGGAACTCGTCGACGCGGCGAATTACGACCTGGCGCTGGAGCGGATACGCGCGCTGGAGGCCCTGTTGAATCGGGTGGTATTGATCACGCCGCGCGCCGGCGAGTGGGAGCGCTCCTATCGCCTGCTGCAACGCCAGGCGCGCGAGGCGCTGGGCAAGCAGTAAATCAGCGGATAACCGGCAATAAAAACGCCGCGATCAGCGTTGCATGATCGGCGGCGTTTTTGTCGGTGCAATCGGTACCGACGATGGTCTGCCCGCAGGCAGTTTCAGGTATCGGCTACGCGGACAAGCGCAGATTGATACGAATCATCAACGTCGCAGCTTCGATAGACTCTCCCCTCCGTAGTTGATATTGTGGTGACGCCTTGCGAACTCATGGGTTCACGGGGTGTCACGCTTTTCTTTATAGCCGGGATCCGGCGAAACGCCAGGATGATTTTTCAGGCTGGCGAGATCCTGCGGCGTGTCGATGTCCATGAGTACGGCCGGATCATTCATGTCGAGCGTGATGACTTCGTGGTGGTGCTGCTGCAACAGGCTGCGCGCGCCCTGGTCGCCGGTCAAAGTCAGGATCTGCGGGAAAAAACGGCGCGGCCAGAGCGCCGGATTGCCGCGCCGTCCGGCATGGAGTGGGACGATGATGGGAGCGCGCTCCAGGTACTGGCCGTAAGCCTCGATCAGTCGATCGAGATGGGCGGCATTGACATGCGGCATGTCGGCCAGCAACACCAGCACGGCTTCGGCATCGTCGGGCAGGCTGCGGATGCCCAGGCACAGCGAGCTGGCCATGCCTGCGGCGTAATCCGGATTGTGGACGCGGGTGAGACGCGGGTTGTCGCCGCCGGCGAGGGCAGCAATTTCTTCGCCGCATTTGCCGGTGATCAGCGTGACCGAGCTGGCGTTCGAGGCCAGGGCGGCATTGACGGCGCGCAGTACCAGTGGAATGCCGTCGATCTCTGCTAGCAGCTTGTGCTGCTCACCCATGCGCTGCGATGTGCCGGCGGCCAGGATCAGCGCGGCAACCCTGGGCGGCTGCGGACGGCGCGCAGCCATCGGCAGACGGGGCAGAGGCGATTCGGTATCCGCAGGGTTGCCTGCAGTATCGCTGAGTGAGTCGCGGAATGCGCCGGGCTGCTGGCGAATCAGGCCGCCGACGCCCATGCTGGCGATTGCTTCGGCATCCAGCGGCAGATTGGCGATCAGGCGCTGCAATACCCAGTCCAGGCCATTGAGGCGCCGCGAGCGGGCGCAGCCGGGCAGCACCAGCAGCGGCAATTCGCCGAGGCGTGCAAGCAGCAGCATGTTGCCGGGCTCGACCGGCATGCCGAAGCGTTCGATCCGGCCGCCGGCCGCAATGATGGCGCGAGGCACGAGATCCCGCCGATCCTTGGTGCCGGCCGCGCCGCTGATCAGGATCAGATCGCAACCGGCGGCTTTTGCCTGGCGAATGGCGGCAGCAATGGCCGGTTCCGTATGCCGGCAATGCAGTTCCAGGGCCAGCCGGCTGTGCAGGCTGGCCAGGCGCTGCCGCGTCACCTCGATGATGGCGGCGGGCGATGGTGCGCGCTGTTCGGGCAATTGGGTGACGATCAGGGCGGCCCGTCTGGGATGCAGCGGCGCAACCCGCAGGGGCGGCACGGCGAGAATTTCGCTGCAGGCGGCCAGCGTCCGGCGCGCGATGGCGGCCGGAACGATCTTCACCGTGGCGATGACCTGTCCCTTGCGTACCTGGGACCAGGGCGGCAGCGTGCCGATGGCAACGGTTTCGGCCAGGAGATTGGCACGGATCACGCGTTCGCCGTCGACGACCAGAATGCCGGCCTGCGTGGCATGCAGATTGCAGCGCCCACCGACGGCCGTGCGCGGCGCGCTATGCGGCCCGGCGAGAAGCGCTGCCACGCTGGCGGCGGCAGGATTTTCGGCAATGACTTCCGGGCCGAGCCGCGCGCCGCTGACGGTGGCGATGCCGGCGGCCTGCAGCATCGCCACATCGCCGGCCGTGAGCAAATGTCCCTTGCGCAGACGCAGCGCTGGTGTGCCGTCGTCCGTCGGCCGCAGATTCAGACTGTGGGCGAGCAGGATGCCGACCGCTTCTGCAACGGGAAATTCACCGAAGAGAAACGGGTCTGGTTGGGAGGCGGGGGGCGGCATGCGGGTGTGCTGTTGCGGCAGAACCTGGGGCAGGGGACGTATCTTACGGTTTTTGCCCGAGGCGGCAAATTTTCGGTTGGTAGAATCGGCAAAGGGTAAAACAAAGGGCAGCCATGGCTGCCCTTGGTTCTTCCGAGCGCGGCGGCGCTTATTTCACGCGGTTGCGGTATTCGCCGGTGCGGGTGTCGATTTCGATCTTGTCGCCGATGTCCACGAACAGCGGTACCGAGATTTCGAAGCCGGTACCGATCTTGGCCGGTTTCATGACCTTGCCGGAGGTATCGCCCTTGACGCCGGGCTCGGTGTAGGTGATTTCACGCACCACCGAGGTCGGCAGTTCGGTGGAGATGGCCTTGCCATTGTAGAAAACCACTTCGCAGGCCATGCCGTCTTCCAGGTAGTTGAGGGCATCGCCCATGTTCTCGGCATCGACTTCGTACTGGTTGTAGTCGGCGTCCATGAAGACATAGGACGGTTCGGCGTAGTAGGAGTAAGTGACTTCCTTGCGTTCGAGAACCACCACTTCGAACTTGTCATCGGCCTTGTACACCGTTTCGGTGCCCGAACCGGTGAGCAGGTTCTTCATCTTCATCTTGACCACGGCAGCGTTGCGGCCGGATTTGTTGTACTCGGACTTCAGCACCACCATCGGGTCGGCGCCGACCATGATGACGTTGCCGGTACGGATTTCCTGTGCGGTTTTCATAATCTATCCTGCCTCAAAAGTCAGCCCAAAATTATAGCAAATTTTCACAAAAAGACACCAGACGGCTGGCCAGATCCGGTTGTGCGGCTTGCTGTTTGCTCCAGCTTCTGGCGTGAGTTGCGTACTCGCTCAGATGTCGAGCGTAGGACTGCCAGGCCGATCCGGCAGCCAGGCTGTCCGCAGCGTCTGCAGTGTTGACCGTGTTCCAGGCTTGCCAGAAGTCGCGCAGGGCGGTGGCGGCGGCCGTCGGCAGGCCAAGGCAGTAAAGATCGAGAAAAGCCTGCAGTTTGGGCAGATGCGCCGCTTCGGCCTGCGGGTAGAGCTGCCAGACCAGCGGCCGACCGGCCCACAGCGCGCGCGCGAAGGAATCTTCACCGCGCACGAAGTTGAGATCGCAACTCCAGAGCAGCAGGTCGTAGTCTTCCTGGCGGACGAAGGGCAGGGCATGCAGGCTGAGCTGCCCATGGCGATGGCTATCCGGCGCCTGCAAGTTCGGCCTGCCGAGTATGGCCGAGGCTTGTTCCAGCGCGCGGCCTTGCGGCACCAGGCAACGCACCGGTTGCCCGCCTGCCGCCCAGGTCTGGAGCAAAGCGGGCAGTGCCGGATTTTCGTAGCAGAACAGTGAGATGGTGAGCTGTTCCGGATCCGGGGCGGGCAGGCCGAGCCGATTGTTGGCCGCTGCCGGATCGGCTTGCCAGGCGTCGCGTCGCTCCAGTAGCCGGGTTTCGCGCAACAGACCGCCGCTGGCGCCGTCGAAGCCGGGAAAGAAGAAATATTTGGTCAGCGGCAGGCGCGGGTGCGGCGAGGCGAGTCCGTGGCAATCGCGGGTCCAGCGCTCGGCGCTCAGGTATTCCAGGTTGATCCAGATCGCCGGCCTGCCGCGTTCGGCCATGGCGGCAAGATAGTTCTGCGGCAGCTCGCAGGCGAAGGCTTCGATGACGACGTCGGCAACATCGCCCGGCTCGAAAGGAGGAAAGGCCGCTGGCCAGCGGCGGATATCGACGCCGTGCAAATATTGTTGCGGTTGTGCCGGATCGAGTTCGGGGCAGAGTGGCTGGAAGCTGGCGAGCTCATCCACCCACAAGCGCACCCGCAAACCGTGTTCGGCCACCAACTGGCGCGCCAGTCGCCAGCAGACGCCAATGTCGCCATAGTTGTCGATGACGTTGCAGAAAATATCCCAGCGTTTTTGCGGCATTGCTGGACAGCGTCCTGTCGAAGAGGTCAAAATCCCAAGATTCCAGATTTCCGCTGGTTTGGCAAGAAGGAGAGGCCATGCGACTGCTGCATACGATGATCAGAACCGGCAATCTCGAGCGTTCCATCGAGTTCTACACCCAGGTGCTGGGCATGCGCCTGCTGCGGCGCAAGGATTATCCCGAAGGGCGGTTTACCCTGGCCTTCGTCGGTTATGGCGATGAAGAGGCGCATACGGCCATCGAGTTGACGTACAACTGGGGTGTCGACAGCTATGAGCTGGGTACTGCTTTCGGTCATCTGGCCATCGAAGTGGCGGATGTTTATCAGGCCGTCGAGGAGATTCGCCGCAAGGGCGGCCGGGTCGTGCGTGAAGCCGGACCGATGCAGGGCGGCGCGACGGTGATTGCTTTCGTGGAAGATCCGGACGGCTACCGTATCGAGCTGATCGGCAGGAAGACTGCCTGAAAAACTTCACGTTCCACACGCTACTCTCCACACCCATCTTTCATCACCTTCCATCGAGACGATAAGTCCCGCTACCCCATGCTTGCCAATTTGCCGCCGCTGACACGGATTTTGATCATTGCCAATATCCTGGTTTTTCTTGCCCAGGGATTGTTCGGCCCCGCGCTGATTGCCTGGTTCGGCCTCTGGCCGCTGCCGGTGCCCGGTTTTGCCGGCTATCCTTCCTTTCTGCCCTGGCAACTGTTGAGTTACGGCTTTCTGCATGGCGGGCTGACGCATCTGTTGTTCAACATGTTTGCCCTGTACATGTTCGGCAGTGAGCTCGAGCGCGTATTTGGCAGCCGGCGCCTGTTCAACCTGTATTTCGTCAGCATCGTCGTCGGCGGCCTGACGCAACTTCTGGTCTTGAGCGGCACGGATGGCGTGCCGGTGCCTACCGTCGGCGCTTCTGCCGGCGTTTTTGGCTTGCTGCTGGCTTTCGGCCTGTTTTTCCCGCGTCGCACGCTGGTTTTGCTGTTTCCGCCGATTCCGCTGCCAGCCTGGCTGTTCGTCACGCTGTATGGATTGCTGGAATTGCTGCTGGGCGTTTTTTCCAGCCAGTCGGGGGTGGCGCACTTTGCCCACCTGGGCGGCATGCTGGGTGCCTGGCTGGTAATCCGTCAATGGGCCAGAAGACGCTGAAGCAGGGGCGCATTGACTTTCACGCTATAATCAGCGGCTTGCAAAAAAGCCGGCGCGACCTGCGCATAACCTGAAAAACATAATTAAAACAGTGCATTTCCGCTCGGTGTCCGCTGCAATGCGGGTGTGGATGCGGAATGCCGGAACGATTTGACCGATGCAGCATATCCGCAACTTTTCCATCATTGCCCACATCGACCACGGCAAATCCACCCTGGCCGATCGCATCATCCAGTTTTGCGGCGGCCTGTCCGATCGGGAAATGGAAGCCCAGGTGCTCGATTCCATGGCGCTCGAACGCGAGCGCGGCATCACCATCAAGGCGCAGACGGCCGCGCTGCGCTACAAGGCGCGTGATGGCCAGATCTACAACCTGAACCTGATCGATACGCCGGGTCATGTCGATTTCTCCTATGAAGTGAGCCGCTCGCTGTCGGCCTGCGAAGGCGCCTTGCTGGTCGTCGATGCCTCGCAGGGCGTGGAAGCGCAGACCGTGGCCAACTGCTACACGGCGATCGAGCTGGGCGTCGAAGTGGTGCCGGTGCTCAACAAGATCGATCTGCCGGCGGCCAATCCGGATGGCGCGCGGCAGGAAATCGAAGACGTCATCGGCATCGATGCGACGGATGCCATCCTCGCCAGCGCCAAGACCGGCCAGGGGGTGGAAGACATCATCGAAGCGGTGATCGCCCGCATGCCGCCGCCCCAGGGGGATCCGGCAGCGTCATTGAAAGCGCTGATCATCGATTCCTGGTTCGACAGCTATGTCGGCGTGGTGATGCTGGTGCGCGTGGTCGATGGCATGCTGCGTCCCAAGGACAGGATCCGCCTGATGGCCGGCGGCAGCACGCACCTGTGCGAACAGGTCGGCGTATTCACGCCCAAGTCGCAGGCGCGCGAGCAGTTGTCGGCCGGGGAAGTGGGCTTCGTCATCGCCGGCATCAAGGACATCAAGGTGGCCAAGGTCGGCGACACCATCACCCGCGTCGATCTGCCGGCCGCCGAACCGCTGGCTGGCTTCAAGGAAATCAAGTCGCAGGTCTTCGCCGGCCTGTATCCGGTCGAGCCGAATGAATACGACAGCCTGCGCGATTCGCTGGAAAAGCTGAAGCTCAACGATGCCTCGCTGAACTACGAGCCGGAAGTCTCGCAGGCGCTGGGTTTCGGGTTTCGCTGCGGTTTCCTCGGCTTGCTGCACATGGACATCATCCAGGAGCGGCTGGAACGCGAGTTCGATCAGAATCTGATCACCACCGCGCCGACCGTGGTGTATCAGGTGATTCTGCGCGACGGCACGGAGCTGTTCGTCGAGAATCCCTCCAAGCTGCCGGACGTCGGCAAGATTGCCGAGACGCGCGAGCCCATCATCACTGCCACCATCTTCGTGCCCGAGGAATATCTCGGCGCGGTGATCACCCTGTGCGAACAGAAGCGCGGCAGCCAGGTGAATCTGCAATACCGTGGCCGCCAGGTGCAACTGACCTATGAAATGCCGATGGCCGAAGTGGTGATGGACTTCTTCGATCGCCTGAAGTCGGTCTCGCGCGGCTATGCCTCGCTGGATTATGAATTCAAGGAATATCGCGCCGCCGACGTGGTCAAGCTGGACGTGCTGATCAACGGCGACAAGGTCGATGCTCTGTCGGCCATCGTCCATCGCCTGAATGCGCAGTCACGCGGCCGCGCCCTGGCGGCCAAGATGCGCGAACTGATCCCGCGCCAGATGTATGACGTGGCGATCCAGGCGGCGATCGGCGCCAACATCGTGGCGCGCGAAACCATCAAGGCGCTGCGCAAGAACGTGCTCGCCAAGTGCTATGGCGGCGACATCACGCGCAAGAAGAAACTGCTGGAAAAACAGAAAGCCGGCAAGAAGCGCATGAAGCAGGTCGGCAGCGTCGAAATCCCGCAGGAAGCCTTTCTCGCCGTGCTGCGTGTCAATGACAAGTGATTCCCTAGTATCCTAGACGATTCTTTCAGGCGCCTGCCATGAATTTCGCTCTCATCCTCTTCGTTCTGGTCATCGTTACCGGCATCATCTGGTGCCTGGATCACTTCTGGCTGAAGAAACGCCGTCCGGCCGATGCCAGGGATCCCTGGTGGGTGGAATATGGCGCCAGCTTCTTCCCGGTGATCCTGGTGGTCTTCTGTCTACGCTCCTTTGTCGCCGAGCCGTTCAAGATTCCCTCGGGGTCGATGATTCCGACGCTGCACGTCGGCGATTTCATCCTCGTCAACAAATACGCCTATGGCGTGCGCCTGCCGGTCATCAACAAGAAAATCATCGAAGTCGGCTCACCCCAGCGTGGCGACGTGATGGTGTTCCGCTATCCGGAGAACCCCTCGCTCGACTACATCAAGCGCGTGGTGGGCCTGCCGGGCGACAGGATCGCTTATCTCAACAAGCGCCTCAGCATCAATGGCGTCGAAGTGCCGGTCAGGCCGCTCGATGATTTCCTCGACAAGGATCGGCTGACCTACGTCCCGCGCTATGCCGAAACGCTGGGGAATGTCGAGCACCAGATCCTGGTCGAGCCGGAGAGCCCAGAGGCGCCGGCCTTCATCCGCCAGGTGGCGCCGTTCCCGTTCCGGGAAAATTGTCTTTACAATGCCGAGGGCGTTGTCTGTGAAGTGCCGGCCGGGCATTACTTCATGATGGGAGACAACCGCGACAACTCGCGTGACAGCCGTTTCTGGGGTTTCGTGCCGGATGAAAACATTGTTGGCCGGGCCTTTTTCATCTGGTTCAATTTCAACGATCTGCAGCGGATCGGTGCGTTCCACTGAAGCGGCGTGATTCGATAACAAGCGCAGGGGAGGAGTTGATGAGGCAGACGCTATACAAGCAAAAAGGCATTACCCTGACCGGCCTGCTGTTCGTCGGCGTGGGTTTGGTGCTCGTTGCTGTGCTGGCCATGAAGGTGGTGCCGGTCGTGGGCGAGTATTACACGACAGTGGATATCGTGAAGGCGACGGCGAATGATACTGCGCTCGCCAGCGCCGGCATGGCGCAGATACGTTCGGCCTATCAGCGTCGCGCGTTGGTCGCCGACGTCGATTCGGTGGGGCCGGATGATCTGGATATCGGCAAGGAAGGTGGCCGTATCGTCATTTCTTTCGCCTACGAGAAAAAAGTCCATCTGTTCCGCAACGTCAATTTGTTGTTCGAATTTACCGGCAGCAGTGCCGAGTGAGCGATGCGGACCGAGCGGCTGGAGCGCCTGGAACGCGCGCTCGGACATACCTTTCTACGTCGCGAACTGCTGCAGCAGGCGGTAACTCACCGCAGTTACGGCACGCCACACAATGAGCGCATCGAGTTTCTCGGCGACAGCGTGCTCAACTGCGTGATTGCCGCGCGCCTCTTCGAACTCTTTCCAGGCTTGCGTGAAGGTGAACTGTCGCGTCTGCGGGCGAATCTGGTGCGCCAGGAAACCCTGTTCGCGATCGCTCAGGAGCTCACGCTGGGCAACTATCTGCGGCTGGGCGAGGGCGAATTGAAGAGTGGGGGTTTTCGCCGTCCGTCGATTCTGGCCGATGCGCTCGAAGCGCTGTTTGGCGCAATTTTTCTCGAGGCCGGTTTCGAGGCGGCGCGCAGTGTGATTCTGCGTCTCTACGACGCTCAATTCAAAGCCATCGACCCGCGCCAGGCCGGCAAGGATCCGAAGACCGCGCTGCAGGAAATATTGCAGGGGCGCCGCCTCGCCTTGCCGCAATACGTGCTGCTGACGACGCGCGGCGAAGCGCATGCGCAGGAATTCGAGGTCGAATGCCGGGTGGCGGAACTGGATGTCTGCGTTCGCGGCATCGGCAGCAGCCGGCGCAGCGCCGAGCAGGAAGCCGCGCAGCAGGTCTGCCGGATACTCGACGGCAGATGACTGGATGATGGGATGATGCCGGAACGTCCTTCCATGACGCAAGAATTCCGCTGCGGCACGCTGGCCATCGTCGGGCAGCCCAATGTCGGCAAGTCCACGCTGCTCAATCAACTGGTCGGACAGAAGATCAGCATCACTTCCAAAAAGCCGCAGACGACGCGTCACCGGGTGACCGGCATCCTGACGACGGATGAAGGCCAGTTCGTTTTTGTCGATACGCCGGGCTTCCAGACCCGTCATGGCGGTGCGCTGAATCGCACCATGAATCGCAGCGTGACCCAGGCCCTGGCCGAAGTCGATGTCATTCTCTGCGTCCTCGAGGCCGGCCGCTGCGGCCCCGCCGACCGGGCCATTTTCAAGCTGCTGCCGGTGGAGCGGCCGGTGCTGCTGGTCATCAACAAGGTCGACCAGCTTGCCGACAAGGGCAAGCTGCTGCCCTTCATCGATCAGATCAAGGATGAGTTCGATTTCGCCGAAATCCTGCCGCTGTCGGCCATGACCGGCAAGGGAACCGACGTGCTGCTGCGCACCGCGCTGCGCTACCTGCCCGAGCAGCCGGCATACTTTGAAGAAGATGAAATCACCGATCGCAGCGAGCGCTTTCTGGCTTCCGAACTGCTGCGCGAAAAACTGTTCCGCAGCCTGGGTGACGAGTTGCCCTACGGCATGGCGGTGGAAATCGAACGCTTCGAGCAGGAAGGCGGGCTGCGTCGCATCTTTGCCGCCATCATCGTCGACCGGCCGCAACACAAGGCCATCGTCATCGGCAAGGGCGGCGAAAAGCTCAAGGCCATGTCGAGCGATGCGCGGCGCGACATGGAGCGCCTGTTCGGCGGCAAGGTCTATCTGGAAGTCTGGGTCAAGGTGAAAAGCGGCTGGGCCGACGATGAGCGTGCGCTGAAGAGCCTCGGCTACGAGTGATGCGCAGGCGGCAGACGATCCCGGACGACACGAGATAGCGTCATGAGCGGCAACAAACAGCGCATCGACGGACAGCCGGCCTATATCCTGCATAGCTATCCCTATAGCGAGACCAGCCTGATTCTCGATGTGTTTACGCGCGATCATGGCCGTCTACCGCTGCTCGCGCGCGGGGCGCGCCGCCCGCGCTCGGCCTTGCGCGGCGTGCTGCAGGCTTTCCAGCCGCTGGAGCTGGGCTGGTTCGGCAGTGGCGAAGTGCGCACCCTGGCCAAGGGCGAATGGCAGGGCGGCATGCCTTTGCTGGGCGGTACGGCCCTGATGCTCGGCTATTACCTGAATGAATTGCTGCTGCGTCTGCTGCCGCGCGATGATGCGCATCCGCTGCTATTCGATGCGTATGTCGCGGCCTTGCAGCGCCTGAGCGGAATGCGCGCGGGTGATGAAGCGGTGACTGCACTGTTGCGGCGTTTCGAAAAAAACCTGCTGGGCGAGCTGGGTTACGGTCTGACGCTGGAGCGCGATGCCGAGAGCGGCCGGCCCATCGAGGCCGAACGCTGGTATCACTATCGCCTTGAACGCGGCCCGGTGGAATTGGGGGCGATGGAAGAAAAC from Sterolibacterium denitrificans carries:
- a CDS encoding trans-sulfuration enzyme family protein; this translates as MSKTDDEDGHHGFPTRAIHAGEISDAYGSPRTPLYSTTTFSFDTTADLLDVVEGRKPGCLYTRYGGNPTINALEAKLASLNHAEAALAFAAGMAAISALFLAHGRRGVICVGDVYGGTWQLLSEQLSLLGIHTEALLGSELDRLAELLKRGTGLLYFESPGNPTLEIIDIAAISAQAHAHGALVALDNTFASPVNQQPHLLGVDLVVQSATKYLGGHSDITAGVVSGSTALLAPIAAWRKNLGQIIAPETAHLLSRSLCTLEVRVQRQNRNAATIAAALERHPKIRRVLYPGLPSFPGHELAKRQMSGFGGMLTVEIDGSGAEASRVVDRLRLIRLAPSLGGVESLATQPSTTSHRDFSPEERLRRGISDAMIRISVGLEDPADLLADLEQALAGLD
- the earP gene encoding elongation factor P maturation arginine rhamnosyltransferase EarP, yielding MPQKRWDIFCNVIDNYGDIGVCWRLARQLVAEHGLRVRLWVDELASFQPLCPELDPAQPQQYLHGVDIRRWPAAFPPFEPGDVADVVIEAFACELPQNYLAAMAERGRPAIWINLEYLSAERWTRDCHGLASPHPRLPLTKYFFFPGFDGASGGLLRETRLLERRDAWQADPAAANNRLGLPAPDPEQLTISLFCYENPALPALLQTWAAGGQPVRCLVPQGRALEQASAILGRPNLQAPDSHRHGQLSLHALPFVRQEDYDLLLWSCDLNFVRGEDSFARALWAGRPLVWQLYPQAEAAHLPKLQAFLDLYCLGLPTAAATALRDFWQAWNTVNTADAADSLAAGSAWQSYARHLSEYATHARSWSKQQAAQPDLASRLVSFCENLL
- the gloA gene encoding lactoylglutathione lyase, coding for MRLLHTMIRTGNLERSIEFYTQVLGMRLLRRKDYPEGRFTLAFVGYGDEEAHTAIELTYNWGVDSYELGTAFGHLAIEVADVYQAVEEIRRKGGRVVREAGPMQGGATVIAFVEDPDGYRIELIGRKTA
- a CDS encoding rhomboid family intramembrane serine protease, with protein sequence MLANLPPLTRILIIANILVFLAQGLFGPALIAWFGLWPLPVPGFAGYPSFLPWQLLSYGFLHGGLTHLLFNMFALYMFGSELERVFGSRRLFNLYFVSIVVGGLTQLLVLSGTDGVPVPTVGASAGVFGLLLAFGLFFPRRTLVLLFPPIPLPAWLFVTLYGLLELLLGVFSSQSGVAHFAHLGGMLGAWLVIRQWARRR
- a CDS encoding MarR family winged helix-turn-helix transcriptional regulator — its product is MAETSDLTKEDYQRLAHFRYRLRCFLRLSESLCQESGITPLQYQLLLQLKGGLGREWASIGELAEQLQAKHHGVVALVDRCVKAGMVERRAGREDRRQVEVHLLPAGDRLVRRIAMLHQDELKLLREEFAAPGWLPAQ
- a CDS encoding Yip1 family protein; the protein is MKIATISRMPFSSKAVWPEIAKVDSQVARLFLLLVLPLSLLPPAMIYLAGSHYSDAFIQGLESRSWSSIAVIFFLGEILSVSLMGWLIHQAADNWHGKISYRNAYLLATIAPIPLWLSSLGLLVASLAVNVALSFVALCLSCALIYQGVRALCAVKEDIEAATITQVVFGAGMLVWGLLLSLVMLPV
- the efp gene encoding elongation factor P, whose translation is MKTAQEIRTGNVIMVGADPMVVLKSEYNKSGRNAAVVKMKMKNLLTGSGTETVYKADDKFEVVVLERKEVTYSYYAEPSYVFMDADYNQYEVDAENMGDALNYLEDGMACEVVFYNGKAISTELPTSVVREITYTEPGVKGDTSGKVMKPAKIGTGFEISVPLFVDIGDKIEIDTRTGEYRNRVK
- a CDS encoding NTP transferase domain-containing protein, which produces MPPPASQPDPFLFGEFPVAEAVGILLAHSLNLRPTDDGTPALRLRKGHLLTAGDVAMLQAAGIATVSGARLGPEVIAENPAAASVAALLAGPHSAPRTAVGGRCNLHATQAGILVVDGERVIRANLLAETVAIGTLPPWSQVRKGQVIATVKIVPAAIARRTLAACSEILAVPPLRVAPLHPRRAALIVTQLPEQRAPSPAAIIEVTRQRLASLHSRLALELHCRHTEPAIAAAIRQAKAAGCDLILISGAAGTKDRRDLVPRAIIAAGGRIERFGMPVEPGNMLLLARLGELPLLVLPGCARSRRLNGLDWVLQRLIANLPLDAEAIASMGVGGLIRQQPGAFRDSLSDTAGNPADTESPLPRLPMAARRPQPPRVAALILAAGTSQRMGEQHKLLAEIDGIPLVLRAVNAALASNASSVTLITGKCGEEIAALAGGDNPRLTRVHNPDYAAGMASSLCLGIRSLPDDAEAVLVLLADMPHVNAAHLDRLIEAYGQYLERAPIIVPLHAGRRGNPALWPRRFFPQILTLTGDQGARSLLQQHHHEVITLDMNDPAVLMDIDTPQDLASLKNHPGVSPDPGYKEKRDTP